A portion of the Canis lupus familiaris isolate Mischka breed German Shepherd unplaced genomic scaffold, alternate assembly UU_Cfam_GSD_1.0 chrUn_S1923H2122, whole genome shotgun sequence genome contains these proteins:
- the LOC119878796 gene encoding GTP:AMP phosphotransferase AK3, mitochondrial-like — MGASARLLRAVIMGAPGSGKGTVSSRITKHFALKHLSSGDLLRDNMLRGTEIGVLAKTFIDQGKLIPDGVMTRLALHELKNLTQYSWLLDGFPRTLPQAEALDGAYQIDTVINLNVPFEVIKQRLTARWIHPASGRVYNIEFNPPKAVGIDDLTGEPLIQRDDDKPETVVKRLKAYEVQTQPVLEYYRKKGVLETFSGTETNKIWPHVYAFLQTKVPQINQKASVTP; from the coding sequence ATGGGGGCGTCCGCGCGGCTGCTGCGCGCCGTGATCATGGGGGCGCCGGGCTCCGGCAAGGGCACCGTGTCGTCGCGCATCACCAAGCACTTCGCGCTGAAGCACCTCTCCAGCGGGGACCTGCTCCGGGACAACATGCTTCGGGGCACAGAAATTGGTGTGTTAGCCAAGACTTTCATTGACCAAGGGAAGCTCATCCCGGATGGTGTCATGACTCGGCTGGCCCTTCATGAGCTGAAAAACCTCACCCAATATAGCTGGCTATTGGATGGTTTTCCAAGGACACTTCCACAGGCAGAAGCCCTGGACGGAGCTTATCAGATAGACACAGTGATTAATCTGAACGTGCCCTTTGAAGTCATTAAGCAGCGTCTCACCGCGCGCTGGATTCATCCGGCCAGCGGCCGAGTCTACAACATCGAATTCAACCCTCCCAAAGCCGTGGGCATTGATGACCTGACAGGGGAGCCTCTCATTCAGCGGGATGATGACAAGCCAGAGACGGTTGTCAAGAGACTCAAGGCTTATGAAGTCCAAACACAGCCGGTCCTGGAATATTACCGGAAAAAGGGAGTATTGGAAACCTTCTCTGGAACAGAAACCAACAAGATCTGGCCCCATGTGTATGCTTTCCTACAAACAAAAGTTCCACAAATAAACCAGAAAGCATCGGTTACTCCATGA